TCGCTTTTTGTGGCTGGGGTGGTGTGTAGTGACCAAACAGCCTTAGAATTTCTAGAAATGGGGCTTAAGGATAGCAAAAAGCTCAGCCCCAAAAAGCGCTTTTTCTTGGAAGATAAAATCAAAACGCATGATGAGGTGGGGTTTTTCGTGGTTAAAAAAAGCGCGAATGAAATTGATCATTTGGGCTTGGGGGCGTGTTTGAAGCTCGCTATTCAAGAAATTGTAGAAAATGGTTGCTCTTTAGCCAATGAAATAAAGATAGACGGCAACACGGCGTTTGGCTTGAATAAACGCTACCCTAACATACAACCCATCATCAAGGGCGATGAAACAATCGCTCAAATCGCTATGGCGTCTGTTTTGGCGAAAGCCTTTAAGGACAGAGAAATGCTAGAACTGCACGCTTTGTTTAAAGAATACGGCTGGGATAAGAATTGCGGGTATGGGACTAAGCAGCATATAGAAGCGATCATTAAGCTAGGGGCTACGCCTTTTCATCGGCGTAGCTTCACGCTTAAAAACCGCATCTTAAATCCCAAACCCTTAGAGGTGGAACAACGCCTTATTTAAAATGGCGCTGAGATGGGTAGCGCTCGTTAAAGAAAGGTCGATGCGTTTGGCTTTAAAGTAAGCGATTAAGTCTTCAGGCTGAATGAAAGGGAATTGCACCATGACATACACCCGATGGTTGGTGGTATCCACGAACCTTTTGGCCAAAATGGATTTAGAGGTTAAAAAATCAACAAGCCCGAATAAATGGCTGATAGAGTTATTTTTAACTTGAAGCGCTTTAACAATACGATGGTGCATTTTAACGATTAAAATGCTTTCTAACGAGCTGTAGGCGTTCATTCTGGCCCTTAAAAGAGCGATTAATTCAGCGTTCTTTTCAGGGGGCAATTTGTCATCATAGGGGATGTAATTGGCGTAAAAATCGTTCCTTTTACCAGAAATTGAAGCCGATCCGACATATTGATTGGGCGGGTTCTTTTCTTTAAAAAGATTGACTTTAAGCCAATCAGGGTAGTTAATCGTGTCCTTTAACTCTTTAGTATGCGCTGTTTGAGCGAAGAGGCCTAGGGATAACAAGGCGCAGAAACTTAATTTTTTCAATGCGTTCATTGTAGCTTCCTTTCTATAAAAGAATATTAAAAACGCCCTACGCTTTTAGGGTAGGTGGTATTTCTCAAAAAAACGAAATACTGAGACAGCTTATAGTGAGTTAGCTTAAGAAAAAATAAAAATATGCAATAATAATTTAAAAATGTTAGTAATAATATTTAATACATAAATACATAAATACATAAATACATAAATACATAAATACATAAATACAAGTAATTATTATACCAAAATAGATTGAATATCCAAAGAAAAATCAATGAAATTAAGGTGTTTGTAGGGGGGATTGGTTGCTGAAATAGGGGCGTTGATAGAAACCACCACGATATTTAAAAACCCATGTTTGTGGCACCAAGAAAGCTGTTTTTCTAAAAAATGGGGCGTGGGGAAAGCGTGGGCGATGAGGGCGAGCTTGTTGGTAGAATTTTTGCACAAAATAAAAATCCCATTATCATGGGAGTAAAGCTCGTAGTTTGGGAATTGCTTGTAAAGCTCTAAAAAAACCATGTTTTCAAAAATATTTAAAAGCGAGGGGCTGGGAGTTAGGCTATAAGGTAAAGCAAAATCGCACAGATACAATTTGGTTTTATGGTTTTCAAAACTGGGGGATAAAAAAATGATGCGCTGGTTTTCTAGCGCGTGTAACAATTTATAAAGGGTGTCTTTAGAGGTTTTAAGCTCTTTTTTGAGTTGCGTATAAAGATAAAAAGCGCTCACAAACTTAGATTGATGCGTGCAGATTTTAGCCATTAAGGGGGCGTAAGCTTGAAAGACTAGTTTGATATTTTCTTGTTTTTTTAGGATTTTTTCCTGTTCGTTTTCTATAAAAAGCGAATCTAAAGCGTTGCCGTCTCTTAAAAAGCGGTTAAACAGGGTGTTTTTAGGGGTGTTGGGCTTGAAAAAGCTGGTGTATTCTTTGAAATCCAACCCTAACGCATAGCGCAAGCTAAAGTCTGGCGCTGTTATGGGGCTTAAATAATTAGGGATAAGAATGATTTTGGGAAGCTTGGGCAGGCTGAAATCCAAGCGCTCTATATTGTCTAAAATGAGCAAGTCCATTTTCTTTTCCAAATGCCATTTTAAGAGCCATGAGCTTAGAATGTTTTTATTCAAACGCATGTCATTGTAATTGAGATAGACAGGGTTTTTAAAATCCTTCGCTAGTTTGAGGGCGAAAGTGGTTTTACCGGATTTCATCGGCCCTAAAAGACAGATTTTATCGCTTGAAGGCGGGCTTGAAAGCGGGTTGTTTAAAGCCGGCTCTTTAGGGGTTTCAAAAGGCCCAAAAGGGTGCAAGCAAGAAAGGGGCATGAACTTCCTTACAAATGGGATTGGATTAAGATAATCGTAGCGCATTTTCTTTATATTTCCTTATAAAAAGGAAGTAAAAATCCCTAAAAAGCCCTAAAAATAGCAAAAGTTATTGACTAAATGGCGCATTTTGAGTAGTATTTCAGTTTTTATTTTATTGTTTTATTCTGTTTTGAGTAACGAATGAAACGAGTTCTTTTAGGAGAGTTTATGGAAAAAATCAGGTTGAAGCTCAAAGCTTATGACCATAGAGTGCTGGATCGCTCTGTTGTGGCTATCGTGGAAGCCGTAAAGCGTTCAGGTTCTGAAATTAGAGGGCCTATCCCTTTACCGACTAAGAATAAGCGTTACACCGTTTTACGCTCCCCGCATGTCAATAAGGATTCAAGAGAGCAGTTTGAGATTAGGGTTTATAGCCGATTGATTGACATTATTTCGGCCACCCCAGAAACCGTGGATAGCTTGATGAAGTTGGATTTAGCTCCTGAAGTGGATGTAGAAGTAACTTCTATGGAAACGAAGTAGTCCTAACGCATTGAGATCATAAAATAAGGGTTAGATATGGAATTTTTAGTTCAAAAGATAGGCATGAGCCGCACCATTGATGCTAACAGCACGCCTGTAACCTTGCTTAAAGTCTTGCAAGCGAAGGTGTGCCAGCTAGAAAATGGGAAAGCTTTAGTCGCCTATGCGATGCATAAAAAACACAATAAGGCGATTGAAGGCCAGCAAAAGAAATACCAGCTCAGCAAAGAGTTCAACCATTTCGCTACCTTAAAAGCTTCCCAACAACAAGAGTTGGGCGATTTGGATTTGAGCGCTTTAGAAACGCTTAAAAGGGTTAAAGCGAGCTTTAAAACGAAGGGAAGAGGCTTTGCGGGGGTGATGAAGCGTTGGAATTTCCAAGGCGGGCCTGCAGCGCATGGGAGCCGTTTCCATCGCCGCCCTGGTTCTATTGGTAACAGAGAATGGCCAGGAAGAGTGCAAAAGGGTAGGAAAATGGCAGGGCATTATGGCAATGAGCTAGTTACTTGCCAAAACGAGGTGCTCTCTTTTGATAAAGAAAGTATGGTGTTAGTGCTAAAGGGTTCAGTGGCCGGCTTTTCTGGGGCTTATGGACGCATTAGAGCGGTATAAAACCATACATTGAATATAATATAAAGGGTTTGATATGAGTAAGGCCATCGTTTTAGACAGCCATTTGAAAGAAAAGGGTAGCGTGGAGTTACCTAAAAGATATGAGGGTATTAACAGCCATAACCTCTATCTTTATGTGAAACATTATTTATCTTCTGTGCGCGCTAATACCGCTAAAAGTAAAAACCGCGCTGAAGTGAGCGGGGGCGGTAGGAAGCCTTGGGCGCAAAAAGGGGGCGGAAGAGCCAGAGCAGGGAGCATCACTTCGCCTGTGTTTGTGGGTGGGGGTGTCTCTCATGGGGCTACGAACAACCGCAACTACAACCTTAAAATCAATAAAAAACAAAAACGCCTGGCTTTAGAATACGCTTTAGAAGAAAAAGCGCAAGCGAACAAGCTTTTTGTGGTGGAAAAAATCGCTATAAAAGGCGTGGCTGAAGACAATAAAAGAAAGCATTTGACTAAAGAAGCCAACCAAATGTTCCAGGCTTTGGAGCAACGAGACACTTTGTTTGTGTGCATGAACATGGACGAATACACCGAGTTAGCCTTTAGTAACCTTAAAAAATGCCTTGTTATTGATGTGAGCGAGTTAAACGCTTATCTTTTGGCGGCGTTTAGCTCTGTGGTGATGGAAGAAGCGGCGTTTCAGCATGTGGTGCAAGATAAGACAGAGGAGTAAAAAATGGCAGACATCATGGATATAAAGTCAATTCTTTACACTGAAAAGTCATTAGGATTGCAAGAAAAAGGCGTTTTAGTGGTCCAAACGGCTCAACATGTAACCAAAAACCAGCTCAAAGAAGTGTTTAAAACTTACTTTGGCTTTGAGCCTTTGAAAATCAATTCTTTGAAACAAGAGGGTAAGGTGAAACGCTTTAGAGGGAAGCTTGGACAAAGAAAGTCGTTTAAGAAATTTTATGTGAAAGTTCCAGAGGGCGCTAGCATTGCCGCCCTTGGCGCGTAGAAAGGAGAAAGCGTTATGGCGATTAAAACTTATAAGCCCTACACCCCAAGCAGACGCTTCATGTCGGTGTTGGACTCTAAAGACATTACCGCAAAAAGCAGTGTCAAAGGCTTACTCACTAAGCTTAAAGCGACAGCAGGGAGAAACAATAACGGGCGCATCACCAGCCGCCACAAAGAGAGAGGGGCTAAAAAACTCTATCGCATTATTGATTTCAAGCGCAACAAATACAACATTGAAGGGAAAGTGGCTGCGATTGAGTATGATCCTTACAGAAACGCGCGCATCGCTCTTGTGGTCTATCCTGATGGGGACAAACGCTATATTTTACAGCCAAGCGGTTTGAAAGTGGGCGATAGCGTTATCGCTGCTGAAGGCGGTTTGGATATTAAAGTGGGCTTTGCGATGAAGTTGAAAAATATCCCTATAGGAACGGTGGTGCATAATATTGAAATGCATCCAGGGGCTGGCGGGCAATTAGCCAGAAGCGCTGGGATGAGCGCTCAAATCATGGGTAGGGAAAATAAATACACCATTATTAGAATGCCAAGCTCTGAAATGCGCTACATTCTAAGCGAATGCATGGCGAGTGTTGGCGTGGTAGGGAACGAGGATTTTATCAATGTCTCTATCGGTAAGGCAGGGCGTAACCGCCACAGAGGGATTCGCCCACAAACTCGTGGGAGCGCGATGAACCCAGTGGATCACCCGCATGGTGGGGGTGAGGGTAAAACAGGGACAAGCGGTCATCCTGTATCGCCTTGGGGCACTCCAGCTAAGGGCTATAAAACTAGAAAGAAAAAAGCTAGCGACAAGCTCATCATTTCCAGAAAGAAACATAAATAAAGGGTTAAGAATGTCTAGGTCAATTAAAAAGGGTCCTTTTATAGACGACCACTTGATGAAAAAAACGCTCAAGGCAAAAGAGGGTAAGGATAACCGCCCGATTAAAACATGGTCTAGAAGAAGCACCATTTTGCCTGAAATGATTGGTTTTACTTATAATGTGCATAACGGAAGGGTTTTTGTCCCTGTGTATATCACAGAAAACCATGTGGGTTATAAGTTAGGGGAATTCGCTCCTACAAGAACTTTTAAAGGGCACAAAGGCAGTGTCCAAAAAAAGATTGGCAAGTAAGGGGGCAGAATGAGTAAAGCGTTATTAAGATTTGTGCGGTTATCTCCTACTAAAGCCAGATTGATTGCAAGACAGATCCAAGGCATGAACGCTGAATTAGCGATCGCTAGTTTGGAATTTACGCCCAATAAAGCGGCCAGAGTGCTTTCAAAAGTGGTGGCTTCTGCGGTCGCTAACGGCTCTTTAGACGCCAAGAGTGCTCTGATTGTTTCTTGCAGAGTGGATGCTGGCCCTGTGCTTAGGCGCTCCATTCCAAGGGCTAAAGGCAGAGCCACAGCCATTAGAAAGCCAACATCTCATGTATTCGTAGAAGTAGCAGAAGGGAAAGAAATGAAATCTTCTAAAAGCCATAAAAAAAATCAAGCAGAAGGTAAGTAGGGCATGGGACAAAAAGTTAATCCGGTAGGTTTAAGATTAGGTATTAATAGGAATTGGACTTCCAGATGGTTCCCTAGCGCTCGCACCGCTCCAAGCAATATTGATGAAGACAATAAGATTAGGAAATTTCTTAAAAAAGAGCTTTATTACGCTGGCGTGAGCGAGATTGTGATTGAAAGAGCGGCTAAAAAACTGCGCGTTACGGTTGTAGCGGCTCGCCCAGGGCTTATCATTGGTAAAAAAGGCGTGGATATTGAAAAGGTCAAAGAAGGCCTAAAAACGCTCATCAAAAAAGAAGTCTCCATTAATATTAAAGAAGTCAAACGCCCCCAAGCTGACGCCCAATTAGCCGCAGAAAATGTAGCCACCCAATTAGAAAAAAGGGTCGCTTTCCGCCGTGCGATGAAAAAGGTCATGCAAGCGGCGTTAAAATCCGGCGCTAAAGGGATCAAGGTACGCGTTTCTGGCCGTTTAGCAGGGGCTGAAATCGCTCGCACCGAATGGTATATGGAAGGGCGCGTGCCTTTACACACTTTAAGGGCTAAGATTGATTACGGCTTTGCTGAAGCGATGACGGTATATGGTATTATTGGCGTGAAAGTGTGGATTTTCAAAGGGGAAGTTTTGCAAAAAGGCATCCAATTTGAGAAAAAAGAAGAGGCTAAAGAAGAAAGAGAGCCTAGAAGAAGCAGAAGAGGGAGGCAATAATCATGTTAATGCCAAAAAGAACAAAATACAGAAAGCAAATGAAAGGGCGCAATCGTGGGAAAGCCCATCGTGGTAACTCTATTGCGTTTGGGGATATTGCGATTAAAGCCATAGAGCATGGGAGGATTGATTCACGCCAGATTGAATCCGCAAGGGTGGCCATGACAAGGCACATTAAAAGAGCGGGTAAGGTGTGGATTAGAGTATTTCCCGATAAGCCTTTGACCGCTAAGCCTTTAGAAACCAGGATGGGTAAAGGTAAAGGCTCTGTGGAAAAATGGGTGATGAATATCAAGCCGGGCAGAATCGTTTATGAAATGCTAGGCATTGAAGAAGGACTAGCGAGAGAAGCTTTAGCACTAGCTCAGAGCAAACTTCCTTTTAAAACCAAAATTGTAACTTGTGAGAGCGAAAATGAAATATACTGAATTGAAAGATAAGAGTATCAAGGAATTAGAAGAGTTGTTGCATGCTAAGAAAGCGGAGCTTTTTGAGTTGCGCGTTAAGTTAAAGGCTATGCAATTGAGTAATCCTAACGAGATTAAGAAAGCCAGAAGAAATATCGCTCGCATTAACACGGCTATTAACGCGTATTATTCTTCTAGCGTTGAGTAAAAAAAGGGTAAGCAATGAATACAAAAGAGCCGCATAAAAGGCTGGTGCAAGGCAAGGTTATCAGCAAGTTTGCTGAAAAAAGCGCTGTGATTCTTGTGGAAAGAAAAGTGGTGCATGAAAAATACCGCAAGATTGTTAAAAAGTTCAAAAAATACACCATCCATGATGAAAACAATCAGGTGAAAGTAGGGGATTTTGTGAGTGCGATTGAGTGCAGACCGCTTTCTAAAACCAAGTCTTTCACGCTTAAAGAAATTTTAGTAGTGGGAGTATAAGCATGATACAGAGTTTTACGAGATTGAATGTCGCTGACAATAGCGGTGCGAAAGAAATCATGTGCATTAAGGTGTTAGGAGGCAGCCACAAACGCTATGCGAGCGTGGGTAGCGTGATCGTGGCTTCCGTGAAAAAAGCTATCCCTAATGGTAAGGTGAAGCGCGGTCAAGTAATCAAAGCCGTTGTGGTGAGAACGAAAAAAGAAATCCAAAGGAAAAATGGTTCTTTGGTGCGTTTTGATGACAATGCAGCAGTGATTTTGGACGCTAAAAAAGATCCGGTTGGCACAAGGATTTTTGGGCCCGTGAGCCGAGAAGTGCGTTACGCTAATTTCATGAAAATTATTTCTCTAGCGCCGGAGGTTGTATAATGAAAAGCGAAATCAAAAAAAATGACATGGTGAAAGTCATTGCAGGAGACGATAAGGGTAAGGTCGCTAAGGTTTTAGCGGTGTTGCCTAAGACTTCTCAAGTGGTTGTTGAAGGGTGTAAAGT
This DNA window, taken from Helicobacter pylori, encodes the following:
- the rplD gene encoding 50S ribosomal protein L4 translates to MSKAIVLDSHLKEKGSVELPKRYEGINSHNLYLYVKHYLSSVRANTAKSKNRAEVSGGGRKPWAQKGGGRARAGSITSPVFVGGGVSHGATNNRNYNLKINKKQKRLALEYALEEKAQANKLFVVEKIAIKGVAEDNKRKHLTKEANQMFQALEQRDTLFVCMNMDEYTELAFSNLKKCLVIDVSELNAYLLAAFSSVVMEEAAFQHVVQDKTEE
- the rplB gene encoding 50S ribosomal protein L2, yielding MAIKTYKPYTPSRRFMSVLDSKDITAKSSVKGLLTKLKATAGRNNNGRITSRHKERGAKKLYRIIDFKRNKYNIEGKVAAIEYDPYRNARIALVVYPDGDKRYILQPSGLKVGDSVIAAEGGLDIKVGFAMKLKNIPIGTVVHNIEMHPGAGGQLARSAGMSAQIMGRENKYTIIRMPSSEMRYILSECMASVGVVGNEDFINVSIGKAGRNRHRGIRPQTRGSAMNPVDHPHGGGEGKTGTSGHPVSPWGTPAKGYKTRKKKASDKLIISRKKHK
- the rpsC gene encoding 30S ribosomal protein S3, yielding MGQKVNPVGLRLGINRNWTSRWFPSARTAPSNIDEDNKIRKFLKKELYYAGVSEIVIERAAKKLRVTVVAARPGLIIGKKGVDIEKVKEGLKTLIKKEVSINIKEVKRPQADAQLAAENVATQLEKRVAFRRAMKKVMQAALKSGAKGIKVRVSGRLAGAEIARTEWYMEGRVPLHTLRAKIDYGFAEAMTVYGIIGVKVWIFKGEVLQKGIQFEKKEEAKEEREPRRSRRGRQ
- the rpsJ gene encoding 30S ribosomal protein S10 codes for the protein MEKIRLKLKAYDHRVLDRSVVAIVEAVKRSGSEIRGPIPLPTKNKRYTVLRSPHVNKDSREQFEIRVYSRLIDIISATPETVDSLMKLDLAPEVDVEVTSMETK
- the rplP gene encoding 50S ribosomal protein L16, giving the protein MLMPKRTKYRKQMKGRNRGKAHRGNSIAFGDIAIKAIEHGRIDSRQIESARVAMTRHIKRAGKVWIRVFPDKPLTAKPLETRMGKGKGSVEKWVMNIKPGRIVYEMLGIEEGLAREALALAQSKLPFKTKIVTCESENEIY
- the rpmC gene encoding 50S ribosomal protein L29; protein product: MKYTELKDKSIKELEELLHAKKAELFELRVKLKAMQLSNPNEIKKARRNIARINTAINAYYSSSVE
- a CDS encoding ribonuclease HII translates to MTLGIDEAGRGCLAGSLFVAGVVCSDQTALEFLEMGLKDSKKLSPKKRFFLEDKIKTHDEVGFFVVKKSANEIDHLGLGACLKLAIQEIVENGCSLANEIKIDGNTAFGLNKRYPNIQPIIKGDETIAQIAMASVLAKAFKDREMLELHALFKEYGWDKNCGYGTKQHIEAIIKLGATPFHRRSFTLKNRILNPKPLEVEQRLI
- the rplX gene encoding 50S ribosomal protein L24, with product MKSEIKKNDMVKVIAGDDKGKVAKVLAVLPKTSQVVVEGCKVVKKAIKPTDDNPKGGFIHKEKPMHISNVKKA
- the rpsQ gene encoding 30S ribosomal protein S17; amino-acid sequence: MNTKEPHKRLVQGKVISKFAEKSAVILVERKVVHEKYRKIVKKFKKYTIHDENNQVKVGDFVSAIECRPLSKTKSFTLKEILVVGV
- the rplV gene encoding 50S ribosomal protein L22, which gives rise to MSKALLRFVRLSPTKARLIARQIQGMNAELAIASLEFTPNKAARVLSKVVASAVANGSLDAKSALIVSCRVDAGPVLRRSIPRAKGRATAIRKPTSHVFVEVAEGKEMKSSKSHKKNQAEGK
- a CDS encoding ATP-binding protein, whose product is MPLSCLHPFGPFETPKEPALNNPLSSPPSSDKICLLGPMKSGKTTFALKLAKDFKNPVYLNYNDMRLNKNILSSWLLKWHLEKKMDLLILDNIERLDFSLPKLPKIILIPNYLSPITAPDFSLRYALGLDFKEYTSFFKPNTPKNTLFNRFLRDGNALDSLFIENEQEKILKKQENIKLVFQAYAPLMAKICTHQSKFVSAFYLYTQLKKELKTSKDTLYKLLHALENQRIIFLSPSFENHKTKLYLCDFALPYSLTPSPSLLNIFENMVFLELYKQFPNYELYSHDNGIFILCKNSTNKLALIAHAFPTPHFLEKQLSWCHKHGFLNIVVVSINAPISATNPPYKHLNFIDFSLDIQSILV
- the rpsS gene encoding 30S ribosomal protein S19 — protein: MSRSIKKGPFIDDHLMKKTLKAKEGKDNRPIKTWSRRSTILPEMIGFTYNVHNGRVFVPVYITENHVGYKLGEFAPTRTFKGHKGSVQKKIGK
- the rplC gene encoding 50S ribosomal protein L3, encoding MEFLVQKIGMSRTIDANSTPVTLLKVLQAKVCQLENGKALVAYAMHKKHNKAIEGQQKKYQLSKEFNHFATLKASQQQELGDLDLSALETLKRVKASFKTKGRGFAGVMKRWNFQGGPAAHGSRFHRRPGSIGNREWPGRVQKGRKMAGHYGNELVTCQNEVLSFDKESMVLVLKGSVAGFSGAYGRIRAV
- a CDS encoding 50S ribosomal protein L23, whose protein sequence is MADIMDIKSILYTEKSLGLQEKGVLVVQTAQHVTKNQLKEVFKTYFGFEPLKINSLKQEGKVKRFRGKLGQRKSFKKFYVKVPEGASIAALGA
- the rplN gene encoding 50S ribosomal protein L14; protein product: MIQSFTRLNVADNSGAKEIMCIKVLGGSHKRYASVGSVIVASVKKAIPNGKVKRGQVIKAVVVRTKKEIQRKNGSLVRFDDNAAVILDAKKDPVGTRIFGPVSREVRYANFMKIISLAPEVV